A window of Excalfactoria chinensis isolate bCotChi1 chromosome Z, bCotChi1.hap2, whole genome shotgun sequence contains these coding sequences:
- the TMEM252 gene encoding transmembrane protein 252 produces the protein MRCTAETNSKQTAGRSFVLCLLGNMKKVVFSLIRLCVLLLSFSIISLGVLCIYTGSSACRCGNSMLVAYCLLALGLVLLVAGIFWSTVHEAMKYRVLSSIFVRNPGLAELRVSTIDRPDFYPPSYEDSTDPEKQTFPLPVATAPKEQEVINIPPPLYSQSSTESVTETNEPEQPPPYELPCQALSPARETDACTHTQDSVC, from the exons ATGAGATGCACAGCTGAGaccaacagcaaacaaacagcgGGCAGGAGCTTTGTCCTGTGTCTGCTGGGAAACAtgaaaaaagttgttttttccctcattcGTCTTTGTGTGCTCCTACTCAGTTTCTCCATCATTTCTCTGGGAGTCCTTTGCATTTACACAGGTTCCTCTGCATGCAGATGTGGGAATAGCATGTTGGTTGCTTACTGCCTGTTAGCTCTGGGGCTCGTGCTCCTTGTGGCTGGCATTTTCTGGAGCACGGTCCATGAAGCCATGAAATACAGGGTCCTCAGCAGCATCTTCGTGAGGAACCCTGGCCTTGCAGAGCTCCGTGTCAGCACCATAGACAG GCCTGATTTCTACCCCCCATCCTACGAAGACAGCACTGACCCTGAGAAGCAGACCTTCCCACTACCTGTGGCCACTGCACCAAAAGAGCAAGAAGTCATCAACATTCCACCGCCGCTGTacagccagagcagcacagagtcTGTCACTGAGACAAATGAGCCAGAGCAGCCCCCACCGTATGAACTACCTTGCCAGGCCTTGAGCCCAGCGCGGGAGACAGATGCTTGTACGCACACACAGGACAGTGTTTGCTGA